A region from the Benincasa hispida cultivar B227 chromosome 10, ASM972705v1, whole genome shotgun sequence genome encodes:
- the LOC120089057 gene encoding cyclin-A1-1-like: MHNNHDTKGSHPIVVVIGVAWISVVVGFSHGGSSSRVFSDCFSVGFRRCVRVLGVFFVGVWVFFAWAFSVVLCQCVGVLHCSSRVLPVVVHRGWALFFWLFVMLWVLDVDTDFMDPQQCATISCDIYKHLRASEAKKRPSTDFIEKIQKEINLNMCGILIELLVEVAEEYRLVPDTLYLTVNYIDRYLSGNSMDRQRLQLLGVDCMMIASKYEEICAPQVEEFCYITDNTYFKEEVLQMESSVLNNLMFKMTAPTPKCFSRRFVRAAQGSTDEVSSMQLECLASFLAGLSLLEYNMLCYAPSLVAASAIFLAKFILLPTKRPWVCHSSMFSSLPFYIFDLEI, encoded by the exons ATGCATAACAACCATGACACAAAAGGCTCACATCCGATTGTTGTCGTCATCGGTGTTGCTTGGATCTCCGTCGTCGTGGGATTTTCCCATGGTGGGTCATCGTCGCGGGTGTTCTCCGATTGTTTTTCGGTTGGTTTTCGTCGGTGCGTGCGTGTTCTCGGGGTGTTCTTCGTCGGTGTGTGGGTGTTCTTTGCATGGGCGTTCTCCGTTGTTCTTTGCCAGTGCGTGGGTGTTCTCCATTGTTCTTCGCGTGTTCTTCCGGTGGTTGTTCATCGTGGTTGGGCGTTGTTCTTTTGGTTGTTCGTCATG TTATGGGTTTTGGATGTAGATACCGATTTCATGGATCCCCAACAATGTGCTACAATTTCTTGTGATATTTACAAGCACTTACGAGCATCTG AAGCAAAGAAAAGGCCTTCTACAGATTTCATAGAGAAAATTCAGaaggaaataaatttaaatatgtgtGGCATACTGATTGAATTACTTGTGG AGGTAGCAGAAGAGTATAGGCTCGTGCCAGATACTCTATATTTGACAGTGAACTACATTGATCGATACCTATCAGGAAATTCGATGGATCGGCAACGATTACAGTTGCTTGGTGTTGATTGCATGATGATTGCTTC AAAATATGAAGAGATCTGTGCACCTCAAGTGgaagaattttgttatataactGATAACACATATTTTAAAGAAGAGGTATTGCAAATGGAATCTTCTGTCTTGAACAACTTGATGTTCAAAATGACAGCTCCAACACCAAAATGTTTCTCAAG GCGATTTGTTCGTGCTGCTCAAGGCTCCACCGACGAGGTTTCATCAATGCAGTTGGAATGCTTGGCCAGCTTCCTTGCCGGATTATCTCTTTTAGAATACAATATGCTTTGTTACGCACCATCACTTGTAGCTGCCTCGGCGATCTTCTTGGCAAAGTTCATACTACTTCCAACTAAGAGACCATGGGTATGCCACTCATCTATGTTTTCTTCCCTACCATTTTATATATTCGATCTAGAAATTTAG